One genomic region from Entelurus aequoreus isolate RoL-2023_Sb linkage group LG14, RoL_Eaeq_v1.1, whole genome shotgun sequence encodes:
- the LOC133665290 gene encoding CD48 antigen-like — translation MDYQHICFIFTCSLVSARDVKYVLKGQEITLGPSSYRQPTEIYWTRHVYDIVVFDGTMETVAPAYENRILLDRNSAVLTIKQATYEDSGNYDQEVTINKKRYHNAYKIEVVDKVSKPNISCEMIDTYQATLVCSTESKHSPLLKFKWRSGGNEQTGPNLTITLRKFLNHQVFLCEVSNPLTIEMAEFTAKDCLSGKLTVAEMVVIIISIVVFIGLCIFLGFYKKRQKRCKRDQLRREELERELLRREELERELLRREGKIWL, via the exons ATGGACTACCAACACATCTGTTTCATTTTTACTTGCAGTTTAG TTTCTGCACGGGATGTGAAATATGTACTGAAGGGTCAGGAGATAACCTTGGGACCTTCAAGTTATCGACAGCCAACTGAAATATACTGGACACGTCATGTCTACGACATTGTAGTTTTTGATGGCACCATGGAGACTGTGGCCCCTGCATACGAGAACAGAATCCTTCTGGACAGGAACTCTGCAGTACTGACCATCAAACAGGCCACTTATGAAGACAGTGGGAACTATGACCAGGAAGTCACAATCAACAAGAAGCGCTATCACAATGCGTATAAAATTGAGGTTGTAG ACAAAGTATCCAAACCCAACATAAGTTGTGAGATGATTGACACATACCAGGCGACGCTTGTGTGCTCAACAGAGTCCAAACATTCTCCTTTATTAAAGTTTAAGTGGAGATCAGGTGGAAATGAGCAAACTGGACCAAATTTAACAATAACTCTCAGGAAGTTTCTTAATCATCAAGTTTTTCTTTGTGAGGTCAGCAACCCTCTGACCATTGAAATGGCTGAATTCACTGCTAAGGACTGCTTATCTG GCAAATTAACTGTTGCTGAAATGGTTGTCATCATCATTTCCATCGTTGTGTTTATTGGGCTCTGCATCTTTTTGGGATTCTACAAAAAACGTCAAA AACGCTGTAAAAGAGACCAACTTAGAAGAGAAG AACTTGAAAGAGAGCTACTTAGAAGAGAAG AACTTGAAAGAGAGCTACTTAGAAGAGAAGGTAAGATCTGGTTGTAG